A section of the Suncus etruscus isolate mSunEtr1 chromosome X, mSunEtr1.pri.cur, whole genome shotgun sequence genome encodes:
- the BCOR gene encoding BCL-6 corepressor yields MLSATPLYGNVHSWMNSERVRMCGINEDRKIPGNDGDASKARLELREDTPVNHSVVDATTAHRIDGLAALSMDRAGLIREGLRVPGNIVYSNLCGLGAEKGREAATSTLGGLGFSSERNPEMQFKPNTPETVETSAVAGKAPNGFSAIYKTPPGIQKSAVPTADSLGLDRPASDKQSPLNINGASYLRLPWVNPYMEGATPAIYPFLDSPNKYSLNMYKALLPQQSYSLAQPLYSPVCTNGERFLYLPPPHYVSPHIPSSLASPMRLSTPSASPAIPPLVHCADKSLPWKMGVSPGNPVEPHAYPHIQNSKQPRVPSAKAVTSGLPGDTALLLPPSPRPSPRVHLPSQPPTDTYSEFHKHYARISTSPSVTLSKPYMTVSSEFPGARLSNNKYPKAPEGTEGASSGAGHSRKATGPDRKEGSSPPLLEKQPPTKDTTDKPLDLSAKVVDGGEASKPEHGKKMPPTVLVHSRAASGLVLTGSELPKETLSPPGNGCAIYRSEIISTAPSSWVVPGPSPNEENNGKSLPLKNKALDWAIPQQRSSSCPRMGGADAVVTNVSGAMPSAGRPASASPAPNADVNKTSRSSVDTTPSVIQHVGQPPTTPAKHSSGISKGTKASNPEPAFKANENGLPSSSIFLSPNEAFRSPPIPYPRSYLPYPAPEGIAISPLSLHGKAPVYPHPVLLPNGSLFPGHLAPKPGLPYGLPTGRPEFVTYQDALGLGMVHPMLIPHTPIDITKEEKPERRSRSHERARYEDPNLRTRFSDMLEASSAKLHPEVPVDKNLKPNPSWNQGKPILKNDKLVYVDLLREEAAVKGDAVLSKPGFAAESGTQSSEPPQPPADPALQPHRDFITLREELGRLSDFHEAYAFKQAPSQSVFSLSKENVPASTPKETLGVPVSAPFLEPSLGSDGPTVTFGKAQEDPKPFCVGGAPPSVEVTPAYTKEGADEAESSDGKLLKPKPSKLAKRIANSAGYVGDRFKCVTTELYADSSQLSREQRALQMEGLQEDSILCLPAAYCERAMMRFSELEMKEREGGHPTAKESEVCKFSPADWERLKGNQDKKPKSVALEEAIAEQNESERNEYPAGNKHDPFEASEDKELPTDKYLVDRQPVIEAAPEPVAPDMPHSPALRLDRKRRVSSDSNHTETPGDELPEDPLLKAKRRRVSKDDWPEREMTPSSSKHLEDPHYSELTNLKVCIELTGLHPKKQRHLLHLRERWEQQVSAAEGKPGRQGRKEVTQAEQPEVTPQGNNIPDEKAGRKRAEGKGHRGWLEDCLRPGEHEQGLPVFSGSPPMRSLSSTNASGKKQTQPSCTPASRPSAKQQKIKESQKTDVPCTDEEEDCQAASLLQKYTDSGEKPSGKRLCKTKHLIPQEPRRGGTLPGDYYVENTDGKVTVRRFRKRPEPSADFEVSPAKQDQKPFDRLQQLLPASQTSQLPQASSPPETTQSRPMPPEARRLIVNKNAGETLLQRAARLGYEEVVLYCLENKICDVNHRDNAGYCALHEACARGWLNIVRHLLEYGADVNCSAQDGTRPLHDAVENDHLEIVRLLLSYGADPTLATYSGRTIMKMTHSELMEKFLTDYLNDLQGRSDDEDCASSWEFYGSCVCEPNDESGYDVLANPPGPEDQDEDEEAGSDVFEFEFSESPLLPCYNIQVSVSQGPRNWLLLSDVLKKLKMSSRIFRCNFPNVEIVTIAEAEFYRQVSTSLLFSCSKDMEAFNPESKELLDLVEFTSELQALLGSTVEWLHPSDMVSDTYW; encoded by the exons ATGCTTTCAGCAACCCCCCTGTATGGGAACGTTCACAGCTGGATGAACAGCGAGAGGGTCCGCATGTGTGGGATCAACGAAGACAG GAAAATTCCTGGAAATGATGGTGATGCTTCAAAGGCCAGACTGGAACTGAGGGAAGATACTCCCGTGAACCACAGCGTG GTGGATGCAACCACGGCCCATCGCATTGATGGGCTGGCAGCACTGAGCATGGACCGCGCAGGCCTGATTCGGGAAGGGCTGCGTGTGCCTGGCAACATCGTCTATTCGAACTTGTGTGGACTGGGGGCCGAGAAAGGTCGGGAGGCAGCCACAAGCACACTCGGAGGGCTGGGGTTCTCTTCGGAGAGGAATCCAGAGATGCAGTTCAAACCCAACACCCCCGAGACTGTGGAGACCTCTGCTGTGGCCGGCAAAGCCCCCAATGGCTTCAGTGCTATCTACAAAACACCCCCTGGAATACAAAAAAGTGCCGTCCCGACTGCCGACTCCCTGGGCCTGGACCGGCCTGCCAGTGACAAGCAGAGCCCACTCAACATCAATGGTGCTAGTTATCTGCGTCTTCCTTGGGTCAATCCTTACATGGAGGGGGCCACCCCAGCCATCTACCCTTTTCTTGACTCGCCCAATAAGTATTCACTGAACATGTATAAGGCCTTGCTACCTCAGCAGTCCTACAGCCTGGCCCAGCCACTGTACTCTCCGGTCTGCACCAATGGGGAGCGCTTTCTCTATCTGCCGCCCCCTCACTATGTCAGCCCCCACATCCCCTCGTCCCTGGCTTCACCCATGAGGCTCTCTACGCCTTCGGCCTCCCCGGCCATTCCACCTCTGGTCCACTGTGCAGATAAGAGCCTGCCTTGGAAGATGGGCGTCAGCCCCGGGAACCCCGTGGAGCCCCACGCCTACCCCCACATCCAGAACAGCAAACAGCCACGGGTGCCCTCTGCCAAGGCAGTCACCAGTGGGCTGCCAGGGGACACAGCTCTCCTGCTGCCCCCCTCGCCTCGGCCTTCGCCTCGTGTGCACCTCCCTTCCCAGCCGCCCACAGATACCTACTCGGAATTCCACAAGCACTACGCCAGGATCTCCACATCTCCCTCAGTCACCCTATCGAAGCCATACATGACGGTCAGCAGCGAGTTCCCCGGGGCAAGGCTCTCCAATAACAAGTATCCCAAGGCTCCAGAAGGGACGGAGGGGGCCTCATCTGGAGCTGGCCACTCCCGCAAGGCCACGGGTCCAGACCGGAAAGAAGGCAGCTCACCGCCTCTGTTGGAAAAGCAGCCGCCTACCAAAGACACCACCGACAAGCCACTCGACTTGTCTGCTAAAGTGGTGGATGGTGGCGAGGCCTCCAAACCCGAGCACGGGAAGAAGATGCCCCCCACGGTGCTGGTCCACAGCCGAGCCGCCAGTGGCTTAGTGCTCACCGGAAGCGAGCTGCCGAAAGAAACCTTATCTCCTCCTGGAAACGGCTGTGctatctatagatctgaaatCATTAGCACTGCTCCCTCGTCCTGGGTGGTGCCCGGGCCTAGTCCCAATGAAGAGAACAATGGCAAGAGCCTGCCACTGAAAAACAAGGCCCTGGACTGGGCCATCCCGCAGCAGCGGAGCTCTTCTTGTCCCCGAATGGGTGGCGCGGACGCCGTCGTCACCAACGTGTCTGGGGCTATGCCCAGCGCCGGCCGTCCGGCCTCTGCGTCACCCGCCCCCAATGCAGATGTCAACAAGACCAGCCGCAGCTCCGTGGACACCACACCGTCCGTTATCCAGCACGTGGGCCAGCCCCCCACCACGCCCGCCAAGCACAGCAGCGGCATCAGCAAAGGCACCAAAGCCAGCAACCCCGAACCCGCCTTCAAAGCCAACGAGAATGGCCTGCCATCCAGCTCCATATTTCTGTCCCCCAACGAGGCGTTCCGATCTCCTCCCATCCCCTATCCCCGGAGTTACCTCCCTTACCCGGCACCAGAGGGCATTGCCATCAGCCCCCTCTCCTTACACGGCAAGGCACCTGTGTACCCTCACCCTGTCCTGTTACCCAATGGCAGTCTGTTTCCGGGGCACCTGGCCCCCAAACCTGGCCTGCCCTATGGACTCCCCACAGGCCGCCCAGAGTTTGTCACCTACCAAGATGCGCTGGGGTTGGGCATGGTGCACCCCATGTTGATACCTCACACACCCATCGACATTACGAAAGAGGAGAAACCGGAGAGGCGGTCCCGCTCCCACGAGAGAGCTCGCTACGAGGACCCCAACCTCCGAACCCGGTTCTCTGACATGTTGGAAGCGAGTAGTGCTAAGCTGCACCCTGAAGTTCCAGTGGACAAAAACCTCAAGCCGAACCCCAGCTGGAATCAAGGGAAACCCATCCTCAAGAACGACAAGCTTGTCTATGTGGACCTCCTCCGGGAAGAGGCAGCAGTGAAAGGGGATGCTGTGCTGTCCAAACCGGGCTTCGCTGCTGAAAGCGGGACCCAGAGCTCTGAGCCCCCCCAACCTCCTGCCGACCCAGCCCTGCAGCCACacagagatttcatcaccctgcGGGAAGAGCTGGGGCGCCTCAGTGATTTCCACGAAGCGTATGCCTTCAAACAGGCGCCGAGCCAGTCGGTCTTCAGCCTGAGCAAGGAGAATGTGCCAGCCAGTACCCCCAAGGAGACCCTGGGGGTGCCAGTCTCCGCTCCATTCCTGGAGCCGAGTCTTGGCAGTGATGGCCCCACTGTAACTTTTGGTAAAGCTCAAGAGGATCCCAAACCATTTTGTGTGGGCGGTGCCCCCCCCAGTGTGGAAGTCACCCCTGCCTATACCAAAGAGGGAGCCGATGAGGCTGAGTCCAGTGATGGCAAATTGCTGAAACCCAAGCCATCCAAGCTGGCCAAGAGAATTGCCAACTCTGCCGGCTACGTGGGTGACCGATTCAAGTGTGTCACCACAGAACTGTACGCCGACTCCAGTCAGCTCAGCCGGGAACAGCGGGCACTGCAG ATGGAAGGATTACAAGAGGACAGTATTTTATGTCTACCCGCTGCTTACTGTGAG CGTGCAATGATGCGCTTCTCCGAGTTGGAGATGAAAGAGCGAGAAGGGGGCCACCCTACAGCCAAAGAGTCCGAAGTGTGCAAATTCAGCCCCGCTGACTGGGAAAGGTTGAAAGGAAATCAGGACAAAAAGCCAAAGTCGGTCGCCCTGGAGGAGGCCATTGCTGAGCAGAatgagagtgagagaa ATGAATACCCTGCCGGAAACAAACACGACCCATTCGAGGCTTCAGAAGACAAAGAGCTGCCCACTGACAAGTATTTGGTGGACAGGCAGCCTGTGATCGAGGCAGCCCCTGAGCCAGTGGCTCCGGATATGCCACACAGCCCAGCCCTCCGGCTGGATCGTAAGCGGAGGGTGTCCAGTGACAGCAATCACACCGAGACCCCAGGGGACGAGCTGCCTGAGGATCCACTGCTGAAAGCCAAGCGGAGAAGAGTCTCCAAAG ATGACTGGCCTGAGAGGGAAATGACACCCAGTTCCTCTAAGCACTTAGAAGACCCACATTATAGTGAGCTGACCAACCTGAAGGTGTGCATTGAATTAACAGGGCTCCATCCTAAAAAGCAACGCCACTTGCTACACCTAAGGGAACGGTGGGAACAGCAGGTGTCGGCAGCCGAGGGCAAACCTGGCCGGCAGGGCAGGAAGGAAGTGACCCAGGCCGAACAGCCTGAGGTCACGCCGCAGGGCAATAACATCCCCGACGAGAAAGCGGGCAGAAAAAGGGCAGAAGGCAAAGGACACAGAGGCTGGCTGGAAGACTGTCTGAGGCCTGGCGAGCATGAGCAAG GCTTGCCTGTGTTCTCCGGCTCTCCACCCATGAGGAGCCTTTCATCCACCAATGCAAGCGGCAAAAAGCAGACTCAGCCAAGCTGCACGCCAGCCTCGAGGCCGTCTGCCAAAcagcaaaaaattaaagaaagccaGAAGACAGATGTGCCATGCACAGACGAAGAGGAAGACTGCCAGGCTGCCTCCCTTCTGCAGAAATACACCGACAGTGGCGAGAAACCGTCCGGGAAGAGACTGTGCAAAACCAAGCACTTGATCCCGCAGGAACCCAGGCGGGGTGGGACACTGCCAGGGGACTACTACGTGGAGAATACTGATGGCAAG GTGACAGTGCGGCGCTTCCGCAAGCGACCGGAGCCTAGTGCTGACTTCGAGGTGTCGCCTGCCAAACAGGACCAGAAGCCCTTTGACCGGTTACAGCAGTTGTTACCTGCTTCTCAGACCTCACAGTTGCCACAGGCCAGCTCCCCACCAGAGACCACCCAGTCTCGCCCCATGCCCCCCGAAGCCCGCAGACTGATTGTCAATAAGAACGCAGGCGAGACCCTCTTACAGCGAGCTGCACGCCTTGGCTATGAG GAAGTTGTCCTGTATTGCCTGGAAAACAAAATCTGTGACGTGAACCACCGAGACAATGCAGGTTACTGTGCCCTGCATGAAGCGTGTGCCAGAGGCTGGCTCAACATTGTGCGGCACCTTTTGGAATATGGCGCCGATGTCAACTGCAGCGCCCAGGATGGGACTCG gcctctccACGATGCTGTCGAGAATGATCACCTGGAAATTGTACGGTTACTACTCTCCTATGGTGCTGACCCCACTTTGGCTACATACTCAGGTAGAACCATCATGAAAATGACCCACAGTGAACTTATGGAGAAGTTCCTCACAG